In the Chlorobium limicola DSM 245 genome, one interval contains:
- a CDS encoding N-acetyltransferase, whose product MSGDGAEAIVRYALLSDAGAIAAITAEYAREGIMLERSAENVIENIRNFFVAEHQGEVVGCCAVAFYTSGLAEIRSVAVLSNYKRRGTGRLLVEKAEEILKEEGVKEVFVLTLNPHFFGKLGYSEIKKEYFPQKIWRDCTHCPKLMACDEIAMVKNL is encoded by the coding sequence GTGAGCGGAGATGGGGCAGAAGCGATCGTCAGGTATGCGCTTCTTTCGGATGCGGGAGCCATTGCGGCCATTACGGCGGAGTATGCGCGTGAGGGCATCATGCTCGAACGTTCGGCTGAAAACGTGATCGAAAACATCCGCAACTTTTTTGTCGCGGAACATCAGGGTGAGGTCGTCGGATGCTGCGCCGTAGCTTTTTATACGTCGGGGCTTGCGGAAATCCGTTCCGTAGCGGTGCTCTCGAACTATAAAAGGAGAGGCACTGGACGTCTTCTGGTGGAAAAGGCAGAGGAAATTCTGAAGGAGGAGGGAGTTAAGGAGGTTTTTGTCCTGACGCTCAATCCTCATTTTTTCGGCAAGCTTGGGTATTCAGAAATTAAAAAAGAGTATTTTCCCCAGAAAATATGGCGCGACTGTACCCATTGTCCGAAACTGATGGCATGTGATGAGATCGCCATGGTAAAAAATCTCTGA
- a CDS encoding HPr family phosphocarrier protein, with protein MIVQEVVVKNKAGLHTRPAAAVVKLASRFKSEFYIEMQGVEINAKSIIGVMSLAAPKGTKLTLKLDGEDAEEAARQLVEFFEQGFGEQ; from the coding sequence GTGATTGTTCAGGAAGTTGTCGTAAAAAACAAGGCCGGGCTGCATACCAGACCGGCAGCCGCCGTCGTCAAGCTGGCTTCGCGATTCAAATCCGAATTTTATATCGAGATGCAGGGTGTCGAAATCAATGCGAAGTCCATTATCGGGGTGATGAGCCTTGCCGCGCCGAAAGGCACGAAGCTTACCCTGAAGCTCGATGGCGAGGATGCCGAAGAGGCTGCGCGCCAGCTTGTCGAGTTTTTTGAGCAGGGGTTCGGCGAGCAGTAG
- the xseB gene encoding exodeoxyribonuclease VII small subunit, translating to MAKPAAAEQKQKALSIEELMTRLEEITRTIENPDTGIESSITLYEEGLTIAGQCKERLQEARKKIEVINPDLAKNWPDNARTRDLFES from the coding sequence ATGGCAAAACCTGCTGCAGCAGAGCAGAAACAGAAGGCTCTTTCGATCGAGGAACTCATGACCCGACTCGAAGAGATAACCCGCACTATCGAAAATCCCGATACCGGTATAGAAAGCTCGATCACCCTCTACGAAGAGGGCCTCACTATTGCCGGTCAGTGCAAAGAGCGGCTGCAGGAGGCAAGAAAGAAAATAGAGGTCATCAATCCCGACCTTGCAAAAAACTGGCCCGATAATGCCCGTACTCGAGACCTCTTCGAATCCTGA
- the obgE gene encoding GTPase ObgE: MKFVDSATIFVQAGDGGKGCVSFRREKYVPKGGPDGGDGGRGGHVWLKTNSHLTTLLDFKYKRHYDAGRGTHGQGSRKTGKDGADIVIEVPCGTVVRNAATKEVIADLTVDDEKVLIANGGRGGRGNQHFATPTRQAPRFSEPPGKGESLELEFELKLMADVGLVGFPNAGKSTLISVMSAARPKIADYPFTTLVPNLGIVRYEDYKSFVVADIPGIIEGAAEGRGLGLQFLRHIERTKVLAVLVAADSGDIALEYRTLLGEMEKFDAALLDKPRIAIVTKMDIAPEDLVIPSFEDGVTVLAISSVTGTGLKELKDEMWVRVSSHASDKKYLDRREEE, encoded by the coding sequence GTGAAGTTTGTTGACAGTGCGACTATTTTTGTACAGGCAGGAGACGGTGGGAAAGGATGTGTCAGTTTTCGAAGGGAAAAATATGTTCCCAAGGGCGGTCCCGATGGCGGAGACGGCGGCAGGGGAGGTCATGTCTGGCTGAAAACCAACAGCCATCTGACCACGCTGCTCGATTTCAAATATAAACGGCACTATGACGCCGGACGGGGAACGCATGGCCAGGGTTCCAGAAAAACCGGAAAGGACGGTGCCGATATCGTGATAGAAGTGCCTTGCGGTACGGTTGTCCGCAATGCGGCCACAAAAGAGGTAATCGCCGATCTGACCGTTGACGACGAGAAAGTGCTGATCGCTAACGGCGGAAGAGGCGGGCGCGGCAATCAGCATTTTGCAACGCCTACCCGTCAGGCGCCGAGGTTTTCCGAACCTCCGGGAAAGGGCGAGTCACTTGAACTGGAGTTCGAGCTGAAACTTATGGCCGACGTCGGGCTTGTCGGTTTTCCCAATGCAGGCAAATCGACGCTGATATCGGTAATGAGCGCCGCAAGGCCGAAAATCGCCGATTATCCCTTCACCACGCTGGTTCCGAATCTCGGTATCGTACGTTATGAAGATTACAAGTCGTTCGTCGTTGCCGATATTCCGGGTATAATCGAGGGTGCCGCCGAGGGTCGCGGTCTGGGACTGCAGTTCCTGCGTCATATAGAACGCACCAAAGTGCTTGCCGTGCTTGTCGCTGCCGATTCCGGGGATATCGCGCTCGAATACCGTACCCTTCTTGGTGAAATGGAAAAATTCGATGCGGCCCTGCTTGACAAACCCCGCATTGCCATTGTAACGAAAATGGATATCGCTCCCGAAGATCTGGTTATTCCATCCTTCGAAGACGGCGTAACGGTGCTTGCTATTTCGAGTGTCACCGGCACGGGCCTCAAGGAGCTGAAAGATGAGATGTGGGTGAGGGTTTCATCCCACGCTTCCGACAAGAAATATCTTGACAGGAGAGAGGAGGAGTGA